The Macaca nemestrina isolate mMacNem1 chromosome Y, mMacNem.hap1, whole genome shotgun sequence nucleotide sequence ATTCCATTGGAGATCATAAGTATAACACGTTTTCACTGTTCCACCTATTGGATATACTGAGTGGGGTGAGTAGGATCCATGTGACTTTTGGCTTTGCTGTAAtgcccagttttttgtttttgtttttgtttttttctttttcttttttaacactgTCATTGCTAGATAGGCCTGAAAGAAATGGTTCATTATGGCTCACAAAAATAACTCATCTCCTTCAGCTAAGattctttataaaatgaatttcatCCAGACATGAAAGCAATAATCTGACGCCACTGCCAACAGATTCAGAATTACAAACTACATTCAGATAGAGGATAGGAAGATAGATGATGCAGATGAAGTtggggggaaaggaaaggaaggaagaaaggaggggtgtaagggaaggaaaggaagaaaggaagggagagagagttATAGATGTTCAAAGACACAGTTACAAAGTCTAGCACCATTGTAGAGATCAGCATGTACAAATTAACACAGGCTGTGTGGAAACATATCAGACAGACAGATACATAGGTGGAGTTAGAGAAAGATACAAACCCACACAGAGAAataaacatacacaaacacagacacacacttagCAGCTTAAACATGAAAAAACACCAAGACCCTGACACTAGAAATAATAGAGGTGTTTTACAGTTACTGAGGCAGAATGTAAATCTGTCAGCGACCTTAGCATCTGTGGCCCATGTGCACAGATATTCAGTGGAAAAAATGTTAGACAGACTGTATAATTCAGCACGATATCTGATAATACCTAAACATTTGGAGCTCATGTGAAATCACTAGACTGAATTGCAAGTAGGATTTGAGGAAGAAGCCCAGGCAGCCACGTTCACTTGGTGGGGTGGCCAATATGGCTCAGCCACCAGCCAATGGCATGCCCATCCATTTTAGTCAGTTTCTGGTTTGCTGCCTGCCTTGGGAAAAGCTCTTCCCCTATCACCATTTTAAAATAGGCTAGCTCCCAAACTAGCCCTGGCATCTACTTATGGTCTTTTTCTTATCTATTTACCTCCTAGAAAAATTATTGCAAGATCCTTTCCTCAACTTTCTCCTGTGCATTAACTTTGGGACAAGACCTTTTCAGATGACCTGATTACAGGCAAGTCCCCAGACATTTCCCAAACTGAGTTGCCCTGAGGGCACACACCAATCTGCTGCTCCACTCCCCCTATAGGGTTACTGTACTGGACCACAGTGCCCTTTGACCAGCACACAGTAGGACAGAGGCCAGCTTGTTGGAGCCAAAGGGTTCCCActatttttggaataatttacTGAGAATAATTTACTGTTTCGGCTTTGCATGTGTGTCATGGGGACAGTAGTCAGAGGAGGTCAAGACTCCCACTGGAGAGCCTCAGATGTCTGCATAGGAGCAGGGGTGAAACTAAGCTATAGATCTTCAAAGCTCAACTGCTGATACCGAGCAGGAGGTGTGGAATGCACATGGAAGGCAGCACAACAGATTCATGAATTTTGACTGTCAAACCCTCTTACCTGAAACAACATAGCTCTTCTCACGGAAGCTGTGCTGACCAGTCCATATACGACAGGAATTTTAGCACTCTATTAGTGTGTGGCTGACATGGATGCTCATGTTGGAAGTGTTTTATCTGGGAACAGGGAAGAAAGTTCTGCACCCAACACTGAAATCCTCCTCCTCAATCCATGACAGAGGCAACCCCTTGTCCTGCGCACAGATACAGATGTTCCTGGGAAGCAGCCAACCACTCTAGAATGAACACTGTGTTTTGTCCTCCTGTATGAGACTTGTAACACATGCTCTGCAACTACattctctttacatttttaacCTCATGCAAAGTACACTGAAAAGGCCACAGAAAATAGAAGGGACCTGGGCTCTAGAAACAATGTGCAGTGCCAATCACTGGGGAGAACAGAGCCTCACTGGGGTTCACACGAGCACAAAATGCATTCATAATGCTGTTACGAGTGCTCCTCACCTAATAAGGATCTTGCAGAAAAGCTTAACCCAAATAAAGATGTAAACAGAAACAACAGTGTCCATATCCTGGGTCATCAAGTGACAGAGAGTCCATGTGTCGATCCCCCAGCAATCTTATATTCCACAAATCAAACCCTTTTCCCCTCACTTCTGCATGTTTGTGTTTTCCCTTAATCACCtatgccagaaaaaaaatttgtatcCTGAACGCCTTCCCACATGCCACTGTAACATTTTGCACAGTACCTCCATACCCCTTACATGCCCATTTCTTCTAATGTTGATGTGTAAGAAGACCTGAGAGGCTGATTGTCCCAGATGTCAGCTCTGATCACTCCATCATATTCAACTCAAAATCTGGGAGTCCCTAGAGAAACACAAACCCATGTCAAAATGCATTTCCTCTCAGccatactttaaaatgttttaatgttagGGCCTGCCTAGAGGAGCCTAACTCTTCCCCATTTGTTATCTCTTAAACTTCTTCCTACTATGTGTTACAAACTGTTCTCCACAATACCTGCCCCATTCCCAGTGGTCTCTGTGACAGGAGTCAGCTAACAAGATGCATTGTACACTAAAAGCACACAGAAATCTGATGGTGCAATAGCTTAAGAAAACCCATTAAACTAAACAGTCTTTTGTGGTTTGTGGCAAGGATGAGAAGGAGGCACATTCAGGGAGCCCAATCTTAAGGGGTTGGTAGGATGACTCTCAGTGGGGTTGACAGCCATGGAATCAAGGGCCACAAATTGAAGTTAATGATTCCGCTTTACTTCTCAATGAGTCTGGACATGCACTATGCTTCTCTGGGCTTAAGACTCCACAGCTATAATCTGCTTTGCACTGCAGTCTGTAATGTGCCTTTTTCAGCCCAATAACCTGAATGCCCTGGATTCTGGCACTCTGTCTTCCTCTCAAGGAATTTCTATATGTATGAAAGCAGCCTCAATTTCTACATTTCTGAAATGAGCATCCAGACTCCCTCAATAGGGAGGTATATCAACCCTCCCACAGTGGGCATCAAACAGCTCCAGTTCCAACTGAACAGCTCACCTGAAATCTCTGTTCCCTCTTCAGGTGGCTTCATCCTCATGTAGCATTGCATGGGATTGTGCCACAGGTCCTTACATAGGATCTGTCAGGGGAATCAATCGAGAGAGGCCTCATCAGGACTCAGGACTCAGACTGGTGACCCAAGCAGTTGGGAACACATTGGCATCATTCCTGATGTTTCCCAGTGAGGACCCACCTCAGCAATCCTATTACCTCTTGCAAAGTTGTGGTCAGAACACCAGTTGAAGAAGTTAAGTCTGCTGTTGTGTCTGTGGCGATAGGCCTCAACTTCATAATCCTGACACCACTGAATTGGAGTGGAATGAGAAGCCCTGTGTTCTACAGACAGAGGATGTTTTGGTAAGGGGGCTGGATCACCTTGGAATGATCCACCCACCATCTTCCTTCCACTACCTATCCTGAGAGCCAATTGTCACCAGTGACATTCACAAGATATTCCTTGGTAAACACTTTATTCTGGAAGTAGGGATTACtccaaaagaaaaacatgatcTTGCAGAGATGAATGGGATGCTTCGCTTCTTTCACCTGTCAGGACAAGGTGGAGAAAGCTTAAATACCTTTTTGGATGAGGTGGCCAATGTTGCTTGCAGGAATAAATTATGTCCCTTGCCCTCCCCCACTCAACCCTCCAGCCTTAGTCTTCTCGGCCTCACCTCTAAGTTGATCATGTAGCTCAGCATGTCTTCATCTTGGTCAGTGATCAGGGCCGACATCTGAGGGTGGTTTGCAATCTGATTGAGGTCAAAGAGCCTCGAGATGCAACGGAAAGAAAAGCTAGAAGCAACGGGGAAGGCCTAAGAGCACCCAGAGGGGCGGCTAGGGGATTTTTTCAGATCTGCATCCATGAATgacctccctttctcctctccctccccctgaaTTCAGACCTCTCGGGTTTCACCGAGGGTGTATCATTGTGAGGCTGACCGCACTGACACGGGGAGGGGCGACATGCAGAGAACTGCCGGTGTCTGAGGCCTGGCAGAATCTGCTCATACCCGAAGAAGCCCAGTCCCAGATCGGACTGGCAAGGCGGAGCAGTCACAGTCCCTTAAAACGATAGCTTGATTCACAGCAACACGTGTTCTGCTGAGAACTCGCTTCTGCTCTTCAGAAAGATGCCCCAAACGTCTGCTGCTTGGCACCATGAAGCGTTTCTCTCACGCACGCAGGAAAATAGTACCCGTGTCTGCTCTGGCTTTCTTCAGCCACATTTGTCTGTGGAAACTCACCCGTGTTCCCCAAATGGTCACATCGACGCCGAGCCGCCCGTAAGTTCCTTACACTTCCCAAGAGCACCGCTCAACtggaaaagcagaagaaacacTGCAAAGGATACAACATTGGCCCAGAAGCCAGGCATGCTCTGGATGATGGCACCTCTGCGGTCCAGGTGGGGCTTGCGCCTCCGCTCCATCTTTTCCCTCTGCTGAGAAAAGGCCTTCCTGGCTCGGGCATTAACCGGCTCCAGCTCCACCTGAACGGCCAGCAGCTCCTCCAGTGCAGACTCTGGGCTCATGGGCCCAGGGCCAGGCTGTGCCCGCTGGACCTGCTCCTGCCGCTTCTCGTCGGCTTCCTGGTGggccaccacctccacctccgcCATTATGTCATCCGCTCCCAGCACCGCCTCCTCCCCCAAAGCTCCCTGCTGGCTCTGCGCCCCGGCCTCCCCCTCCTGTAGAGACTCCATCCTGAAGACGGTGCCCCCCTTCGGACTCCCACTGACCACCGCCTGTGCTGCCGGACCCTCACCGCAGGAACCCTGCCGCTGTGCTTACCGGAGGCTTTGGGTCGGTGGATCCTCAGGGCGCATGTGCCTGGCTTCCAGGGGCTTCCCCTAACGGACAGCGCACAAAGTGCGCCGGGAGCTGAGTCACTACCAGGTCTCCTCCCACTGCCAATAAACGCAAGGGCGGTGGGTGTCTCCCTGGGGGCATCggcccaggctggcctgcagCACCAGTCTCCCGGGGTAAGCCTCTCTGAGAAGCCCTCGGAGCTTGTGCCAGGTAGCGCTGCGTTCAGGCAAACGCGGGCTGCGTGGCCTTTGGAATTGTGGGCATGAAAGCTCTGTGCCCTCACTGACATCCTGAGTGTGGCAAGCCATTGACACACAGGGAACACATGAAATAGCTCACTTCATTAGGCAAGCCAGGTCGATGTTACGGAATATTGCCGATCCAGAGGAGAACTCTCTCTGGCTGCTGGGACCAGGatggctggggtggcctcaggaaagTGGGTCGATGCGGGTGCATGGGAAGAAAGTCGCCGGTTGTGCTGAGGTGCAATTCGTCTGCTCCAGAGGCCACAACCCCGGCATGCACTCTCGCAGGTCTAGGCAAATACAGGTTCCGAGTACTTGAGGATGCTGTATACCAGGAGCATACCAAAGGGCCTCTAGTCCTATGCCCTGAGAACACCGTAGGCCAGCCGTCAGGGCTAGCCAGTGACGGCCTGCGTGCACGCTGTAGTGCACTGCTTTGCTGACCCAGAGGCTCCCGCACGCATAGCAGTGGCTGTGATGCCTGCTGGCGGGCCTCTGCAAGCCCAGGTCctctgcctccgtctcctgagttccTTTGCACAGTTGACCCTGCCGTGGACCTCAACGCCATGGCGAGTGCGGCTATCTGCGGGCCCGGCGGGGCTCCTCAGGAAAATTGGATCCACATAGGTGTGGGACAAGGCTCTCAGCCGGGTGAGACCCGAGGGCCTTTCGGGGAGTGAGCCTCCTGGGAAGAGGCCCGCAGAGCCTAGGGGCACCGGGGATGGACTAAGCTGCACAGGCCGGGGTCTGTGGGTGCACCCAGGAGGGCACCATGTTCAGGCTGGAGGCTCTGCTGGAGAGGACGGCCGGGGTACAGAGCAAGGAGGCGGCCTTGCAAGAGGAGGTGGTGCTGATGGTGGGAGACATAATGGCTGAGGTGAAGGTAGTGGTTGAGGAGGAGACCGACATGGAGTGCCAAAAGGAGGACCAGCAGGCAGAGCCAGGCCTTGAACCTATCACACCTGGGCCATCAATGGACTCGCTGGAGGACCTTCACTTGGAGCTGGACTCCGTGAATGCCCCAGGCCACAAGGCATCTCCGACCTCTGGGCCAGAGCCATAGCCTTGCAGCTGCTCATTCGGGATGGCTGGCATTAGGGGATGGCCATCAGGCTTGGGGGGTAGGGCATTGGGGCTGGGTGGGGGAAGGTGCCAGGAGGGATGCGAATGGAGTCAGCCAGAAGGCAGGGGATGGGGAACAGGGTGGGAGTCGAGGCCAGCCTCCTGCAGATAGGAGGGCAGCTTTCTTGTGGGAGACCTGGGAGCAGGTGGTAGGGACTGGGAGACCAGCACAGCAGCCACAAGGGAGAATGGCGGCTCCAACTACCCTTCACTCACAGCACAAAGTTGAAGGGCACGTTTTCTTGGGA carries:
- the LOC139360931 gene encoding testis-specific Y-encoded protein 3-like, yielding MESLQEGEAGAQSQQGALGEEAVLGADDIMAEVEVVAHQEADEKRQEQVQRAQPGPGPMSPESALEELLAVQVELEPVNARARKAFSQQREKMERRRKPHLDRRGAIIQSMPGFWANVIANHPQMSALITDQDEDMLSYMINLEVKEAKHPIHLCKIMFFFWSNPYFQNKVFTKEYLVNVTEHRASHSTPIQWCQDYEVEAYRHRHNSRLNFFNWCSDHNFARGNRIAEILCKDLWHNPMQCYMRMKPPEEGTEISGELFSWNWSCLMPTVGGLIYLPIEGVWMLISEICGPMLPQCGLELLSAGNPPTSASQSTRITEICILHPTSPQYSLFTKHHPSHLSHYLSAVRKLDFMYINHLFWHSSVIQRPGHCEAWFLGSHKNYFLFQFCQGMMLQRLESKKMREARDVTKQVFIMISNTGCPYHYSGGPKILARFPRWTNTEGPNHFAASSHFLPCEPSVVLQIP